The Prunus persica cultivar Lovell chromosome G7, Prunus_persica_NCBIv2, whole genome shotgun sequence genome has a segment encoding these proteins:
- the LOC18769680 gene encoding wall-associated receptor kinase-like 14 — MVLHQKSLTFIIIITILVTTTSIATIARAQNSSSCNPTCGSGKSAKSVQYPFGFSKGCVIPLNCSDKNEIKLGEFTVQDVTRSSIFVHLPAKCNRKYQSIAPLFGLNFGPSWNNSLLFQNCTSPLPGCQIPAEFVQKRFNLSSCDNITCMSQPPNGSDIMTFEDLNRTRCKYLFGSFSVQSGRDSLLSLEFETLQLGWWVNTSLGECHSNAMSTTVKPGGGKPPGCRCSCNAGFDGDGFKLGSGCQPVSQPVSHCNASKYMSGRCGGTTRVAVLIGGFVAGAFLMAGLFLLCYFVRRRSTCLRNQLCARRLLSEAAGNSSVPLYPYKEIERATNCFAEKQRLGTGAFGIVYAGKLHNDEWVAIKKINRRDTNSIDQVMNEIKLLSSVSHPNLVRLLGCCIEGGEQILVYEYMPNGTLSEHLQRERGQGLPWTIRLTIAAETANAIAYLHSAMNPPIYHRDIKSSNILLDYNYKSKVADFGLSRLGMTESSYISTAPQGTPGYVDPQYHQNFHLSDKSDVYSFGVVLVEIITAMKVVDFARPQSEVNLAALAIDRIGKGCVDEIVDPFLEPNRDAWTLYSVNKVAELAFRCLAFHSDMRPSMIEVAEELEYVRRSGWATMEENICMESSAASSCSSPYNGSEKSLGGVMTKKAGIRSQRSIASLRVDSSLATMEEDNDKDSSPVSVHDPWLSEQSSPSTNSLLGNVVH, encoded by the exons ATGGTTCTCCACCAAAAGTCTCTGACTTTTATCATTATCATCACCATCCTTGTCACTACAACCTCCATAGCCACCATAGCCAGAGCTCAAAACTCAAGCTCCTGCAACCCCACATGCGGATCGGGAAAATCAGCCAAGTCGGTTCAGTACCCATTTGGGTTCTCAAAAGGATGCGTAATCCCATTGAACTGTTCTGACAAAAACGAAATCAAACTCGGCGAATTCACAGTCCAAGACGTAACCAGAAGCAGCATCTTCGTCCACCTCCCTGCAAAATGTAACAGAAAGTACCAATCCATAGCCCCTCTCTTCGGCCTAAACTTCGGCCCAAGCTGGAACAACAGCCTTCTCTTCCAAAACTGCACATCCCCACTCCCTGGCTGCCAAATCCCAGCTGAATTTGTTCAGAAGCGGTTCAATTTATCCAGCTGCGATAATATCACCTGTATGTCACAGCCGCCTAACGGCTCCGATATTATGACATTTGAGGACTTGAATCGGACCCGGTGCAAATACTTGTTCGGGTCGTTTTCGGTTCAGTCGGGTCGGGACTCGCTGCTGTCGCTCGAGTTCGAGACGCTTCAGTTGGGTTGGTGGGTCAACACCAGCCTTGGTGAATGCCATTCGAATGCCATGTCTACGACGGTGAAGCCCGGTGGGGGGAAGCCGCCTGGGTGCCGATGCAGCTGCAACGCTGGGTTTGACGGCGACGGGTTCAAACTCGGGTCGGGTTGCCAGCCAGTGAGCCAACCGG TTTCTCATTGCAATGCTTCAAAGTACATGTCTGGTCGTTGTGGGGGAACAACTAGAGTTGCTGTTCTTATCGGAG GGTTTGTTGCTGGAGCTTTCTTAATGGCCGGTCTATTTCTTCTCTGCTACTTTGTTCGACGCCGTTCCACTTGCTTGAGAAACCAGCTGTGTGCAAGGCGCCTTCTAAGTGAAGCTGCAGGCAACTCTAGTGTCCCATTATATCCCtataaagaaatagaaagagCCACTAATTGCTTTGCTGAGAAACAAAGGCTGGGCACAGGGGCTTTTGGTATAGTGTATGCAGGAAAACTCCACAATGATGAGTGGGTTGCCATAAAAAAGATTAACCGGCGAGACACCAACAGCAttgatcaagtcatgaatgAGATCAAGCTCCTTTCCTCTGTGAGCCACCCGAATCTAGTACGCCTCTTAGGTTGCTGCATAGAGGGGGGTGAACAGATCCTTGTCTATGAATATATGCCTAATGGAACTCTGTCTGAACATCTGCAAAGAGAGAGGGGCCAAGGACTTCCATGGACCATAAGGCTCACGATCGCTGCCGAAACTGCTAATGCTATAGCCTATCTCCATTCTGCAATGAATCCACCAATCTATCATAGAGACATCAAATCCAGCAATATACTCCTGGACTACAACTACAAATCAAAGGTAGCAGATTTTGGTCTTTCTAGACTTGGGATGACAGAATCATCATACATATCAACGGCACCACAAGGGACTCCGGGCTATGTAGATCCTCAATACCATCAAAACTTCCACCTTTCTGATAAAAGTGATGTTTACAGTTTTGGGGTAGTGTTAGTAGAGATAATAACCGCGATGAAGGTGGTTGATTTTGCTCGACCTCAAAGTGAGGTTAATTTGGCTGCACTTGCTATTGATAGGATTGGGAAGGGATGTGTGGATGAGATAGTGGATCCCTTTCTTGAGCCAAACAGGGATGCTTGGACTCTTTACTCAGTTAACAAGGTGGCTGAGCTTGCATTTAGATGCCTTGCTTTTCACAGTGACATGAGGCCTTCTATGATAGAAGTGGCAGAAGAACTAGAGTACGTCCGGCGCAGTGGGTGGGCAACAATGGAGGAAAATATATGCATGGAATCATCTGCAGCATCCTCTTGTTCATCGCCATATAACGGAAGCGAGAAGTCATTGGGAGGTGTGATGACTAAGAAGGCCGGTATACGAAGCCAAAGATCAATTGCTTCACTAAGGGTGGATAGTTCTCTAGCTACCATGGAGGAGGACAACGACAAGGATAGCTCCCCTGTTTCTGTACATGATCCTTGGTTAAGTGAACAGAGTTCACCTTCAACAAACAGCTTATTGGGTAATGTAGTTCACTGA
- the LOC18771635 gene encoding thioredoxin-like protein HCF164, chloroplastic, translating into MARVASNPVGLHRFRPCFQVAQLPQHARTSLHFRNEHRRFPTVSCQQTPDPTETSTTEKSIVEPGSGNDSSSQATSSSRDSGPPEFPNKNTNKQVALVSTLAALALFLSGRLDFGVSLKDLSVAALPYEEALSNGKPTVVEFYADWCEVCKELAPDVYKVEQQYKGRVNFVMLNVDNTKWEQELDEFGVEGIPHFAFLDKKGNEEGNVVGRLPEKYLLENVDALARGEASIPHARVVGQFSSAEARKVHQVADPRSHG; encoded by the exons ATGGCTCGCGTGGCTTCAAACCCAGTTGGTCTCCATAGATTCCGGCCATGTTTCCAGGTTGCTCAGCTTCCCCAACATGCTAGAACCTCTCTTCACTTCCGAAACGAGCACCGCAGATTTCCAACCGTTTCTTGCCAACAAACCCCAGATCCAACCGAGACCTCCACAACG GAGAAATCGATTGTTGAGCCAGGCTCAGGCAATGATAGCAGTAGCCAAGCTACGAGTTCCTCAAGAGACTCTGGCCCTCCAGAGTTTCCGAACAAAAATACCAACAAGCAAGTAGCATTGGTTTCTACTCTTGCAGCACTAGCACTTTTCTTATCAGGACGACTAGATTTTGGTGTTTCTTTGAAGGATTTATCTGTTGCTGCCTTACCTTATGAAGAG GCCCTGTCAAATGGGAAGCCTACTGTTGTTGAGTTCTATGCCGATTGGTGTGAAGTATGCAAGGAATTAGCTCCAGATGTCTATAAAGTTGAGCAGCAGTATAA GGGTCGTGTAAATTTTGTTATGCTGAATGTTGACAACACAAAGTGGGAACAGGAGCTTGATGAGTTTGGTGTTGAGGGTATTCCACACTTCGCATTCCTAGATAAAAAGGGCAATGAAGAGGGTAACGTAGTAGGTAGGCTTCCAGAGAAGTACCTGCTTGAGAATGTGGATGCCCTCGCCCGTGGAGAAGCCTCCATACCTCACGCTCGTGTAGTGGGGCAGTTTTCAAGTGCTGAAGCCAGAAAGGTTCACCAAGTTGCTGATCCAAGAAGTCATGGATAG
- the LOC18769537 gene encoding uncharacterized protein LOC18769537, with protein sequence MATARASVLALHPVRNAPRNSPTAASKPAPPRGLALPGRRQLALSLTWTAALAAVAVEAKAEDIGLFGLKRKLKEAERGAEVIVKEGFEAAEKGIETAEKGLETAEKGLETAERGIETAEKGVEAVVSFGGLAQAGAVAGAEVVGILVATSVVNGILGPES encoded by the coding sequence ATGGCTACTGCGAGAGCCTCAGTTCTAGCTCTCCACCCAGTGCGCAATGCGCCCCGCAACTCCCCCACGGCGGCCTCCAAACCTGCGCCGCCACGTGGACTCGCATTACCCGGGCGGAGACAGCTGGCGCTGTCGCTGACGTGGACCGCGGCGCTGGCGGCTGTGGCGGTGGAGGCGAAGGCGGAAGACATCGGGCTGTTTGGGCTGAAGAGGAAGCTGAAGGAGGCGGAGAGGGGGGCGGAGGTGATAGTGAAGGAAGGGTTCGAGGCGGCGGAGAAAGGCATCGAAACGGCGGAGAAGGGACTCGAAACGGCGGAGAAGGGGCTGGAAACAGCAGAGCGAGGGATCGAAACGGCGGAGAAAGGGGTGGAGGCTGTGGTGAGCTTTGGCGGGCTAGCGCAGGCTGGAGCGGTGGCGGGAGCGGAGGTTGTGGGGATTTTGGTGGCGACTTCGGTCGTGAATGGGATTTTGGGGCCAGAGAGTTAG
- the LOC18769734 gene encoding protein HGV2, with protein sequence MVEEASASVGETLPQNALETQRSNEATITEGAQGGAESTCNNDNAEASAVTSDGDREKSLEFADELMEKGSKAIKDSDFGEATECFSRSLEIRVAHYGELAPQCVNAYYKYGCALLYKAQEETDPLGAVPKKEGESHQGSAKVGSVKNVLNGESSTASASSDAEQDESLNHEEGAADEGASGEKDQEEEHDDSDVEDLAEADEDETDLDLAWKMLDVARAIVEKHSGDTMEKVDILSALAEVALEREDIETSLSDYQKALSILERLVEPDSRRIAELNFRICLCLEIGSKPEEAILYCQKAISICKSRVRRLMLESRSFSESTTSSAASVLEQGVTLSSTVTESDSTVTDKQAEIETLTGLSGDLEKKLEDLQQLASNPKSILAEILGLASAKAKGTEKSESSAGQSSSRMGAADNIGGFDSPTVSTAHTNGTSGVTHLGVVGRGVKRVLMHSGTAESSSAKKPALDSSEDKGEGNT encoded by the exons aTGGTTGAAGAAGCGTCGGCATCGGTGGGCGAAACCCTACCCCAAAACGCGCTGGAGACTCAGAGGTCCAACGAGGCCACCATCACAGAGGGAGCTCAGGGAGGCGCCGAGTCTACTTGCAACAACGACAACGCGGAAGCTTCAGCTGTCACTTCCGATGGAGATCGCGAGAAGTCGCTGGAGTTTGCCGACGAGTTGATGGAGAAGGGTTCCAAGGCCATCAAAGACTCTGATTTCGGCGAGGCCACCGAGTGCTTCAGCCGTTCCTTGGAAATCAG GGTTGCGCATTATGGCGAACTTGCTCCTCAGTGTGTCAATGCATACTATAAGTATGGATGTGCATTGCTCTACAAAGCTCAAGAGGAGACTGATCCCTTGGGTGCTGTACCCAAGAAGGAGGGTGAATCTCACCAAGGATCTGCTAAGGTTGGTTCTGTTAAGAATGTTTTAAATGGTGAATCTTCTACAGCTTCTGCTTCAAGTGATGCTGAACAGGATGAAAGTTTGAATCATGAGGAAGGAGCAGCTGATGAGGGTG CTTCTGGTGAAAAAGACCAGGAAGAAGAACATGATGATAGTGATGTTGAAGACCTGGCTGAAGCAGATGAAGATGAGACTGACCTTGATTTGGCATGGAAAATGCTAGATGTTGCAAGAGCAATTGTTGAAAAACACTCGGGTGACACAATGGAGAAGGTGGACATATTATCAGCTTTGGCAGAAGTTGCATTGGAAAGAG AGGACATTGAAACTTCTCTCAGTGACTACCAGAAAGCACTTTCCATTTTGGAGCGGTTGGTTGAGCCAGATAGTCGACGTATAGCTGAACT AAACTTTCGAATATGTTTGTGTTTGGAGATTGGTTCCAAGCCTGAGGAAGCCATTCTGTATTGCCAGAAGGCTATATCAATCTGCAAGTCTCGTGTGCGGAGACTCATGCTCGAATCAAGGAGTTTCTCGGAATCTACGACCTCGTCGGCTGCTTCTGTATTGGAGCAGGGTGTCACGCTCTCCTCAACTGTGACAGAGTCTGATAGTACTGTGACAGATAAGCAGGCAGAGATTGAAACACTAACTGGACTCTCTGGAGATCTGGAAAAGAag CTTGAAGATCTGCAACAACTGGCCTCAAACCCAAAATCCATTCTCGCTGAAATTCTGGGATTGGCGTCTGCCAAGGCAAAAGGCACTGAGAAGAGTGAATCTTCAGCAGGGCAGAGCTCTTCACGGATGGGAGCTGCTGACAACATTGGAGGCTTCGACTCCCCAACTGTTTCTACTGCTCATACGAATGGAACTTCTGGTGTCACACATCTCGGTGTGGTAGGAAGAGGAGTAAAGCGAGTATTGATGCACTCAGGCACTGCGGAATCAAGCTCAGCGAAGAAACCTGCTTTGGATTCATCTGAAGATAAGGGAGAGGGCAACACATGA
- the LOC18771099 gene encoding BTB/POZ domain-containing protein At5g66560 — MEKMAAAAAAAEKPSSKGQAWFCTTGLPSDIVVEVDDMTFHLHKFPLMSKSRKLHNLITEQETNPSQTRQQIEEQDENDDEIEEVQCQIALSDFPGGSETFEIAAKFCYGVKIDLSSSNVAPLRCAGEYLEMTEEYSEDNLISKTERFLSQSVLKSFKESLKALKSCERVMPLAETLGITQTCIDSIASRATSADPTLFGWPVSEAPNANTNAISSSSSTKQQILWNGIDAGGGGGRRRGLSKHADSWVEDLVVLSLPLFKRLISAMKSGDLSLEMVETCLMHYAKKYIPGISRTNRKPPSSISAVTATTTSSSLASESQQRELLETIISNLPLEKSSRPSTATRFLFGLLRTANILNASEACKAALEKKIASQLHQATLDDLLIPSYSYLNETLYDVDCVERILGYFLKGLDQRNTAGIGEDDGSDGAVRSPTLMLVGKLIDEFLSEIASDANLKPDRFYNLAISLPEQARLFDDGLYRAVDLYLKAHPWITEPEREKICGILDCQKLTLEACTHAAQNERLPLRAVVQVLFFEQLQLRHAIAGTLLATDVAPPDSGRPSVLQRERQGEEEEEEDDAEARAEEDGDNVARANNSGGGTWRAAVRENQVLRLDMDSMRTRVHQLERECSNMKKVIEKIDNPGQPRRDGSVWKDSLSRRFGCKFKTQVCDSHEATAVDTRKGRRHHHQ, encoded by the exons ATGGAGAAAATGgcggcagcagcagcagcagctgagAAGCCCAGCTCCAAAGGACAAGCATG GTTCTGCACCACTGGGTTACCAAGCGACATTGTGGTCGAAGTCGATGACATGACCTTCCATCTCCACAAG tttcctctCATGTCAAAAAGCCGGAAGCTTCACAACCTGATCACAGAGCAAGAGACGAACCCATCGCAAACCCGCCAACAAATTGAAGAGCAGGATGAGAACGATGACGAAATCGAAGAAGTTCAGTGCCAAATAGCTCTCTCTGACTTCCCCGGCGGCTCAGAGACCTTCGAAATAGCAGCTAAGTTCTGCTATGGCGTCAAGATCGACTTGAGCTCCTCCAATGTCGCGCCTCTGCGCTGCGCAGGAGAGTATCTGGAAATGACCGAAGAGTACTCAGAAGATAACCTCATTTCCAAGACCGAGAGGTTTCTCTCTCAGTCTGTGTTGAAGAGCTTCAAGGAATCGCTCAAAGCTCTCAAGTCCTGCGAACGAGTGATGCCTCTTGCAGAGACTTTGGGTATTACGCAGACGTGCATAGACTCCATCGCCTCCCGCGCCACGTCAGCCGATCCCACCCTGTTTGGCTGGCCGGTTAGCGAAGCACCCAATGCGAATACAAATgcgatttcttcttcttcttccaccaAACAGCAGATTTTGTGGAATGGGATCGACGCCGGTGGCGGCGGTGGACGAAGAAGAGGCCTTTCCAAACACGCAGATTCCTGGGTTGAAGATTTGGTGGTTTTGAGCTTGCCTCTGTTCAAGCGATTGATTTCCGCCATGAAATCTGGAGATCTAAGCTTGGAGATGGTGGAGACTTGTTTGATGCATTACGCTAAGAAGTACATTCCTGGAATTTCAAGAACAAATCGAAAGCCTCCATCTTCTATCTCCGCCGTCACCGCCACCACAACCTCATCGTCTTTAGCTTCGGAGAGTCAACAGCGAGAGCTTTTGGAGACGATCATCTCCAATCTTCCATTGGAGAAGAGCTCCAGACCTTCCACCGCTACTCGTTTCCTCTTTGGACTGCTGAGAACCGCCAACATACTCAATGCCTCCGAGGCCTGCAAAGCCgcgttggagaagaagatcgCTTCGCAGCTCCACCAAGCCACCTTAGACGACCTTCTCATCCCGAGCTACTCGTACCTCAACGAGACTCTCTACGACGTCGATTGCGTCGAGAGGATCTTAGGTTACTTCTTGAAAGGCTTGGATCAGAGAAACACAGCCGGAATCGGAGAAGACGACGGTTCTGACGGTGCTGTCAGATCGCCGACGTTGATGCTCGTCGGAAAATTAATCGACGAGTTTCTCTCCGAGATCGCCTCCGACGCGAATCTCAAGCCGGACCGATTCTACAATCTCGCGATTTCTCTACCTGAACAAGCTCGGCTCTTCGACGACGGTCTTTACAGAGCCGTCGATCTCTATCTCAAG GCTCATCCATGGATAACGGAACCAGAGCGCGAGAAGATCTGCGGAATTTTAGACTGCCAGAAGCTCACGCTCGAGGCTTGCACGCACGCGGCGCAGAACGAGCGGTTGCCTCTGCGCGCGGTGGTGCAAGTTCTGTTCTTCGAGCAGCTCCAGCTCCGGCACGCCATCGCCGGAACTCTGCTCGCAACCGACGTCGCTCCCCCGGACTCGGGCAGGCCATCGGTCCTGCAACGCGAACGACagggagaggaggaggaggaagaggacgacgcggAGGCACGTGCGGAGGAAGATGGGGATAATGTGGCACGTGCAAATAATAGTGGGGGCGGCACGTGGCGGGCGGCAGTGAGGGAGAATCAGGTGTTGCGCTTGGATATGGATAGCATGAGGACGCGGGTGCACCAGCTGGAGCGGGAATGCTCCAACATGAAAAAGGTGATCGAGAAGATTGATAATCCGGGTCAGCCCAGGAGGGACGGGTCGGTTTGGAAGGACTCGTTGAGCCGGAGGTTCGGGTGTAAGTTCAAGACCCAAGTGTGTGATTCGCACGAAGCCACGGCCGTTGATACTAGGAAAGGACGGCGACACCATCATCAATAA
- the LOC18771843 gene encoding LOB domain-containing protein 9, producing MENRDQVAAQNYACASCKHQRRKCDETCEMAPYFPASRYSEFQNAQKIFGVSNIQKIMAMAAPDQRQAAAESILTEGNARKNDPVHGCLGIIRGLNAQIQGLERELHIMKQHLELCKEKEELDGKKNQSKEEDLQHDQSDGLNFPSPILPDLPSHVTAEMRKYEQGYNYWSILEDAEEEVFDIRLIEPVLFESNLKGNASSSGSGKSSAAASKAKEKQPSES from the exons ATGGAAAATAGGGATCAGGTTGCAGCTCAAAACTATGCTTGTGCTTCCTGCAAGCATCAGAGGAGAAAATGTGACGAGACCTGTGAAATGGCCCCATACTTTCCAGCCAGCAGGTACAGTGAGTTCCAAAATGCTCAAAAGATCTTTGGTGTGAGCAACATCCAAAAGATCATGGCCATGGCTGCACCTGATCAAAGACAGGCAGCTGCTGAAAGCATTCTCACGGAAGGGAATGCAAGGAAAAATGATCCTGTGCATGGTTGTCTTGGCATTATCAGAGGTCTCAATGCCCAAATTCAGGGACTTGAAAGAGAACTCCATATTATGAAACAGCACCTAGAACTTTGCAAGGAGAAGGAAGAACTTgatgggaaaaaaaaccaatcaaaagaagaagacttgCAGCATGATCAATCTGATGGTCTCAATTTCCCATCACCAATCCTCCCTGATCTG CCCTCTCATGTCACGGCTGAGATGAGAAAATATGAACAAGGATACAATTACTGGTCAATTTTGGAAGATGCAGAAGAGGAGGTCTTTGACATCCGGCTCATAGAACCAGtattatttgaatccaatCTGAAGGGGAATGCAAGTTCTAGTGGATCAGGAAAATCCAG TGCTGCTGCCTCCAAGGCCAAAGAGAAGCAACCTTCAGAGAGTTAG
- the LOC18770198 gene encoding cold-regulated 413 plasma membrane protein 2: MGRMEYLALKSSDPDTNELINSDINDLKIAAKKLINDATKLGGLGFGTSFLKWVASFAAIYLLILDRTNWRTNMLTSLLIPYIFFSLPSVLFNPLRGEVGKWIAFIAVVLRLFFPRHFPDWLQMPGSLILLLVVAPNFFAHTLKDSWVGVLICLLIGCYLLQEHIRASGGFRNSFTQSHGISNTLGIILLLVYPVWALVLHFI, translated from the exons ATGGGGAGGATGGAGTATTTGGCTCTGAAGAGTAGTGATCCAGACACCAATGAGTTGATAAATTCAGACATCAATGATCTCAAGATTGCAGCCAAGAAACTCATCAATGATGCCACTAAGCTTGGTGGGTTGGGTTTTGGGACTTCTTTTCTCAAATGGGTTGCCTCCTTTGCTGCCAT ATATCTGTTGATATTGGATCGAACCAACTGGAGAACAAATATGCTGACTTCACTTTTAATCCCTTACATTTTCTTCAGTCTTCCTTCAGTGCTCTTCAACCCCCTAAG AGGAGAGGTTGGAAAATGGATTGCTTTTATTGCTGTTGTACTGAGGCTTTTCTTCCCAAGACATTTCCCAG ATTGGCTACAGATGCCCGGTTCGTTGatccttcttcttgttgtggCTCCCAACTTTTTCGCGCACACATTGAAGGACAGCTGGGTTGGTGTCTTGATATGTCTTCTCATTGGTTGTTACCTGCTGCAAGAGCACATCCGGGCTTCAGGTGGCTTCAGAAATTCCTTCACACAGAGCCATGGAATATCAAACACTCTAGGAATTATCCTTCTCTTAGTCTACCCTGTTTGGGCATTGGTTCTCCATTTCATCTAA